The Candidatus Eisenbacteria bacterium genome segment GCTCAAGTTCAAGGAAGAAGAAGGGTCGTTCCTGATCGGAGCACTCGCGGCGCTGGTGTCGAAATCGCACAAGGTCGGCTTCGTGGGCGGCATGCAGATTCCACTGATCAAGAAGTTCGAAGCCGGCTACCGCGCGGGCGTGAAGGCGGTGGCCCCCGACATGCCGGTGATCGTGAAGTACGCCGGCACCACCGGCGAAGCATTTCGCGATCCCGCCAAGGGCAGCGAACTGGCGCTCGCCGAGTACGCGCAGGGCGCGGATGTGATCTTCCACGCATCGGGCGCCACCGGACGCGGAGTGTTTCAGGCCGCCGAGAAGACCGGACGTCTGGCGATCGGCGTGGACGCGGACCAGTACGATGAATCTCCGGGCCACATCCTCACCAGCATGGTCAAGCGCGTCGACGTGGCCGTGTTCGAGACCGTTCGAGAAGTGACGAAGGGTCAGTGGACGGGCGGCGTCCGCACCTTCGGCCTCGCCGAGAAGGGGGTCGGCTGGGTCTACGACGATCGCAATCGAGCGCTGATCCCCGACGCCGTCAAGGCGCGCGTCGACTCGCTCGAGCGCGAGATCGTCGCCGGCCACATCGTGCCGCCGAGCGAATGAGCACCGGCTGGACCGAGCTGGCGGCTGGCATCCGGATTCGGCAGAGCCGGGCGTTCGCGATGAACTCGGTGGTGTTGCTCGATCGAGAGCACTCAGTCGTGGTGGATCCGGGAGTCATGCCTTCGGAACTCGACGACGTGGCGCGCGTCGTGGTCGAGGCGAAGCCCGCTCGCGTGACGCTGTTCTTCACTCACGCGCATTGGGATCACGTACTCGGACGCCCGTGGTTTCCGGGTGCTTCGGCGATCGGTCACGATCGGCTCGCCCGCGAGTTGAAGCGCGACCGCGCCGCGATCCTCGACGAGGCGCGACGGATCGTGGAACAGCACGGCGAGTCGTGGACGCGCGGCTTCGACGCGTTCGAACCGGAGGAGGCGGTGAGCGGTCTGCGTTTCATGAAGCTCGGTGAATGGAAGCTGGTGTTCCGCGACGCTCCCGGCCACAGCGCGAGCGCGCTGACCCTGCACCTGCCCGATCACCAGCTCCTGATCGCCGGCGACCTGCTCTCGGACGAGGAGATCCCGCTGCTCGACGGACCACCGGCGCACTACCGGCACACGCTCGAAGCGCTCCTGCCACTGGTGCGTGGCGGCGCGATCGAGACGCTGGTGCCGGGGCACGGCTCGATCGCGCGTGGGCGTGAGGCGGTCGCCGCCCGCTTCGAGCACGACCTCGCCTACCTGGCCGTGCTCGAGCGCGAAGTCGGCGCCGCGCGCGCCGCGCGCCTCACCGTCGAGCAGACGCTCGAGCAGCTCGCCACGCTCGAATACCGGCAAGCACGGGCCACACGAGTTCATCCGCACCGGGCACTCGGACAACGTCACGCACGCGTGGCAGGCCGGCTCGCGGGTGTAGTGTTCCAGCCGCTCGACCGTTCAGTTCCGACCAATCGTCGTTCTCGAGGGAGGCGCCATGGCACGTGAGAACTTGAACCCGTTCAGGATCGCTCAGCACTACTTTGAGCAGGCTGCCGATCGGCTGGATCTGGACGACGGCACCCGTCAGATACTGCGGGTACCGAAGCGCGCGCTGACGGTGTCGGTGCCGGTCAAGATGGACGACGGGACCGTGAAGGTTTTCCGTGGACACCGGGTTCAGCACAACATCGCGCGTGGCCCTGCCAAGGGCGGCATCCGCTACCACCCGGACGTCACGATCGACGAGGTCAAGGCGCTCGCCTCGTGGATGACGTGGAAGTGCGCGTGCCTGGATCTGCCGTATGGCGGCGGCAAGGGCGGCGTCGAAGTGGACCCGCGCAAGCTCTCGAAGAACGAACTCGAGCGGCTCACACGCCGCTACGCGAGCGAGATCCTGCCGATCATCGGGCCCGATCAGGACATCCCCGCTCCCGATGTCTACACCGACAGTCAGACCATGGCGTGGATCATGGACACGGTCAGCATGACGCGAGGCGCTACGGTGCTGGGCGTGGTGACCGGCAAGCCGCTGGCACTGGGCGGCTCGCGGGGGCGCGATCGAGCCACCGCTCGCGGCGTCCAGTTCGTGCTGCGCGAGGCGTGCCGGGATCGCAAGATGAAG includes the following:
- a CDS encoding Glu/Leu/Phe/Val dehydrogenase encodes the protein MARENLNPFRIAQHYFEQAADRLDLDDGTRQILRVPKRALTVSVPVKMDDGTVKVFRGHRVQHNIARGPAKGGIRYHPDVTIDEVKALASWMTWKCACLDLPYGGGKGGVEVDPRKLSKNELERLTRRYASEILPIIGPDQDIPAPDVYTDSQTMAWIMDTVSMTRGATVLGVVTGKPLALGGSRGRDRATARGVQFVLREACRDRKMKLVGATVAIQGFGNAGGVLATLLHEEGAKVVAASDSSGGVYNPKGLDPAALHKHKASGHGLKTFKRGKSITNKQLLELPVDILAPSALENQITAANASRIQAKIVAEAANGPTTPAADDVLFKRGRTVIPDILANAGGVTVSYFEWVQDGTAFFWDDDEVDKRLERAMVRAYGDVREAAKKHRCSLRGGAYVVAVGRVVEATRLRGIFP
- a CDS encoding BMP family ABC transporter substrate-binding protein produces the protein MPLRLRVPVVLLGLLAALALAGCAPSTRQPDTSAAPPKLKVGLVFDIGGRGDKSFNDAAYAGLERAKRELETEYQFVETAEGSDREAGLRQMAAADLDLIFGVGFLFTDDIRKLAEEYPNKKFACIDYTVNPGDVLPPNLVALKFKEEEGSFLIGALAALVSKSHKVGFVGGMQIPLIKKFEAGYRAGVKAVAPDMPVIVKYAGTTGEAFRDPAKGSELALAEYAQGADVIFHASGATGRGVFQAAEKTGRLAIGVDADQYDESPGHILTSMVKRVDVAVFETVREVTKGQWTGGVRTFGLAEKGVGWVYDDRNRALIPDAVKARVDSLEREIVAGHIVPPSE
- a CDS encoding MBL fold metallo-hydrolase — protein: MSTGWTELAAGIRIRQSRAFAMNSVVLLDREHSVVVDPGVMPSELDDVARVVVEAKPARVTLFFTHAHWDHVLGRPWFPGASAIGHDRLARELKRDRAAILDEARRIVEQHGESWTRGFDAFEPEEAVSGLRFMKLGEWKLVFRDAPGHSASALTLHLPDHQLLIAGDLLSDEEIPLLDGPPAHYRHTLEALLPLVRGGAIETLVPGHGSIARGREAVAARFEHDLAYLAVLEREVGAARAARLTVEQTLEQLATLEYRQARATRVHPHRALGQRHARVAGRLAGVVFQPLDRSVPTNRRSRGRRHGT